AAAGGGCTACTTCTTGGCCAAGGGCCCCGAGGACTTCTGGAGAAAGGCAGAAAGACTGAACATCAGGGACAAGGAGGATCTGGCCGGGATTCAGATACAGGAGTACGTCCTCGGCGTTCCTGTTTATCCCCACTACTTCTACTCGAAGCTCAACCGCGAGCTGGAGCTGATGAGCATTGACAGAAGGTATGAGTCCAACGCCGACGCGATAGGCAGGATCCCGGCCAAAGAGCAGCTCGACCTTGAACCCAACACCAACTACACGGTGATAGGCAACATCCCGATAGTCCTGAGGGAGAGCCTGCTGATGGACGTCATCGAGGCCGGGGAGCGGACGGTTAAAGCTGCCGAGGAGCTCATGGGCGGTCTCTGGGGCCCATTCTGTCTGGAGGGAGTCTTCACCGAGGAGCTTGAGTTCGTCGTCTTCGAGATTTCCGCCAGGATAGTCGCTGGAACGAACCCCTTCGTTCACGGCTCCCCCTACAGCTGGCTCCGCTATGATTATCCGGTCAGCACCGGAAGGAGGATAGCGATGGAGCTGAGACAGGCTAGTGAGGAGGAAAGGCTCGACGAAATTTTGACGTGAAACTGTTTAATTCCCGCTCGGATAGGTTTATAAATTGACGTCCGAATGGTTGGCAAAAAGGTGGTGCTCATGTGGGAGAGGTTCATCGAGGAGAAGGTTGAGGAGATTAGGGAAACGGTCGGCGATGGTAAGGCAATAATAGCACTCTCCGGCGGCGTTGACAGCTCGGTCGCTGCGGTGCTTGCTCACAAGGCCATAGGCGATAAGCTCCACGCGGTCTTCGTCAACACCGGCTTCATGAGGAAGGGCGAACCTGAATTCGTCGTCAGGACATTCAGGGACGAGTTCGGTCTCAACCTGCACTACATCGATGCCGGCGAGAGGTTCTTCAGCGAGCTCAAGGGCGTCACAGACCCCGAGGAGAAGAGGAAGATAATCGGCAGGGTCTTTATCGAGGTCTTCGAGGAGGTCGCGAGGGAGATTGACGCCCAGTTCCTCATCCAGGGAACGATAGCCCCGGACTGGATCGAGAGCAAGGGGAAAATCAAGAGCCACCACAACGTTGGCGGACTGCCGGAGAGGCTCAACCTCAAGCTGATAGAGCCGCTCCGCGACCTCTACAAGGACGAGGTCAGGGAGCTTGGCAGGGAGCTCGGCCTCCCGGAGAAGATATACAACCGCATGCCCTTCCCGGGGCCCGGCCTTGCCGTCCGCGTCCTTGGAGAGGTCACGCCGGAGAAGGTTGCCATTGTTAGAGAAGCTAATGCTATAGTCGAGGAGGAGATCGAGAAGGCGGGACTGAAGCCCTGGCAGGCATTCGCTGTTCTGCTGGGAGTGAAGACCGTTGGCGTTCAGGGCGATATAAGGGCCTACAAAGAAACAATCGCCGTCCGCGTCGTTGAGAGCCTCGACGGCATGACCGCCAATGCCATGAACGTTCCCTTCGAGGTCCTGCAGAGGATAGCCTTCAGGATAACCAGCGAGATTCCTGAGGTTGGAAGGGTGCTCTACGATATCACCAACAAGCCCCCGGCGACGATTGAGTTCGAGTGAGGTGGTGGTATGATAATCATAATGGACAACGGCGGGCAGTACGTTCACAGGATTTGGAGGACTCTGAGATACCTCGGTGTCGAGGCCAAGATAATCCCCAACACGACACCGCTTGAGGAGATAAAGGCCATGAAGCCAAAGGGCATAATCTTCTCAGGCGGCCCGGACATCGAGAAGACCGGCAACTGCTCCGCCATCTTGGAGCACTACGACGAGTTTAGCGTCCCCGTCCTTGGCATCTGTCTTGGCCACCAGCTGATAGCGAAGCACTTCGGTGGAAAGGTCGGAAGGGGCGAAAAGGCCGAATACAGCCTCGTTGAGGTGGAGATACTGGAGGAGAACGACATCTTCCGGGGACTTCCGAAGAGGCTCAAGGTCTGGGAGAGCCACATGGACGAGGTGAAGGAGCTTCCCGAGGGCTTCAGGCTCTTGGCCAGAAGTGAGACCTGCCCGGTCGAGGCCATGAAGCACGAGAGCCTTCCCCTCTACGGCGTTCAGTTCCACCCCGAGGTCTTCCACACCGAGCGTGGGGCAGACATTTACCGCAACTTCGCGGAGCTCTGCGGGGAGCTCAGATAGTCGGTCCTCTCCCCATCTTTTGTCGGCAACGGGTTCTCTCATCCTCGCTCCTCCATCACGTTGGGGCCACTATGAAAATTCTTGCTGGTTACGACTAAAGATTGCAAATTAGAAAACTTTTTAAAGTTTAGTTCTTACTATCTTTGGTGATAGTTTGGGGCACACGGTCTACTACCGCACCAAGATTGATAGATGGGAGGAGTTCAGGGGGTTCCTAAAGAAGATCTGCGAAGGGCTCGGTTTCGGTTTCCTTGAGGGCGAAGATGCAGTCATAATCTTTCCGGAATGCCACGGTGTCGAGCCCTTGGAGATAAAGAAGAGGGGTAAGGGGTTCGTCAAGACGAACCTCGTCGAGCCCTGTCACTCGATTTATCTGCTCGTTCTTCATTCGGTTTCTTCATTCGGCTCTGTCGAGCTCTGGGAGGACTGATCCGTGAGGTAGACCTCTATTATCTTGACCGGAACCGCTCCCTTGAGCTTTCTGTCCTCCACGATAAGCTTCACCACCCTGCCAATCTCTAGGTCTTCCACGGCATCGACCCAGTAGTGGCCGGGCTTGACGTTTGCCGCTATGTCGTCGTGCACAAAGACCCTGACGACATCGCCTTTGATCTCTTCAACAATGCCGTAGGTGTAGTCCCTCCCGTATCTCTGCTTGAAGTACCACCTGAATGCCATGACGACTGCAAAGGCCACAAGGAGATATGCGTAGTAATAGTAGATGCTCGTGGCTATCCTGCGTATCATCAGGTACCCGAGGAAAACTGCAAAGGAAATTGCCGATATTGCATAGTAGAAGAACCTGTACGGCTCGTGCTCAACAAAGAACTCTCTGTTTCTGACCAGGGTATAGCGAAGATAGAGGAAGTACACCACTGCCACTCCCACAAGCCACAGTGGACTAGCCTTGATGAAGAGCAGGCCGAGGTTCACAATAAGGTAAAGAAGAAATGCCAGTTGGAGCTTGAGGCTGAGGTACTCATGAGTTGTGAGCCTCTTTTTCACGAGCCTGCTCAGGTACTTAAAGCTCGGCGGTTCCTTTGAGGGGGAGGGATTGATGAAATCTATGATGCCGTGGATCGCTGAATCCACAGACTCACCGATTCCGTAGAGGATGTCTTCCACCGACATGATTTCACCCCTTCAGCAGGTCCTCTGCTCCTGTAGGTCCGAGTATCGCAATGGCCGTCTGGTTATCCATAAAGAACGGCACTATGCTTAAGTCTCCAGTCAGTGCACTTGTGCCGTAGGAAATGCCCCAGACACGGTAGCCGGGCGTCTTTGTCATGCTTCCGAAGTAGTAGTTGAGGAAGTAGTAGTCAACGCTCGTCTGCCCTTCTTCGACTGATATTCCAAAGTTGTTGAATATGTCAAAGAGCTTTCTGTCGTAGTCTGCATTGGGCACCATAAAGCTGACGAGACCTATCGGATAGTACTCTCCACCGTACTTCAGTCCGAGCTCGTCCTGTATGCTCTTTGCTAGTTGGAAGTACTTGTTGTGGTTTACCCTGCTGTTTTCAAGGCGCTCGAAGAACGATACGCCCGTGTAGGTTCCAAAGTACTTCTGGTCTATTATGCACGATATCAGCGGCTGGAGGTCATAGGCTCTCCCTGCTGTTATTTGTATTTGTGCATTTTGAGTTGGTCTTTGTTCTATTTGAGTTGATATTGTGACTGTTGGAGGAATCTGTGTATATTTACGAACACGTATCCAGTCAATGTACCCATGCCTTGTATCTGAATCTGTATCCGCAGCGATCTGCAGATGGAACCTTGTTAGAGGGGGCGACACTCCACTAGTTAACCAGCTATTTGAATAAGAATCCCAAAATTGTATCTGAGTGCCAGTATAAATCACTTGAAAACCTTGCCACTCTGTGGACCTTATTTGATTCCCAACAGCAGGATACGAGTCGTATACTCTTAGGGATTTATAGTTCCAAGAGTACCCATCATAGTCATACCCATCGTACCATGCATAAATAGCGGAATTGCTGAGCCATGGTGTGGTTTGTTGTGGTACTAGACCGATGGTTAAATCGGTATCATACAGGTATACATTCCTCCCTCTGTAATAAGTGTATCCTCCAAGCCTCCAAACACCTTCAATAATCACATTCGGAACAAAACTTTTGAGAGTATTTATGTAGTATTGGTTGTTCCAGTTGCCCCACATCTTGATGTACCCATTTTCAATTGAATAATAATCTGTATTCGTTGTCCATTTTGTTGTGTCCAGTGAATTTCCGTCAAACTCATCATAAAAATCAAATACCCTACTTGCATTTCCTAGTGTCTCTATACCGCTTGAATCAAAATATATACTAAGCGTTACTTGGGAATTTGCTGGGATTGTGACATTAACCCATATCAGTGCCTCTTTGTCCGATGTATCCCAATTTTCAACCCAAAAGTTTACAGGATTGCAATTTGAGTCGTAGATCTCCAGTATAGGGATGTTATTCCCATCGGGATCCGCAGTGTCAAAAAACGTGTTTAATGTATTTGGATCTGTGATGTGGGAGCTGTCAATGTAAATGGGAACTTGGAAGTTCGTTAGATCGTCCCCTCTGCTATTTTGGATAGTTACGTTAAGTCTGTTCCCCAATAAAGAGCACCAAGTGGCTCTTTCCGCTTCCCCACTAACATTTTCAAAAATAAGAACTCCAACGTCATCGTCGTTGAAGACCTCTAGTGGCGAAATTGGGACGCCGTTTAAAGTAGTGTTTACAATGACGGGGGAGGATATGCTGGTTATATTGCCGTTGCGCAGTACGTATCCATCGGCACCGTCCCCAGGATATGTGTTTCCGTAGAAGATATGACCGGAATCCCAGGCCGTTGAGGAGTACTTTCCAAGGACGTGATCATCCTCACTCGTTCCGTTTCCATAGAGGGTCTTAATGGGCCTTTCTATGATCTCGGGGAAGGTATATTCACAGGGCTCAATTGAGCGGTAGTATCTGCCGTATGTTAGTGCAGAGAATATGGGATCTTCAAGGTTTTCGATTGAAATTGTTGAATATACGTAGTTTTCCCTTGGTATGGGGCCGGTATAAACAACCTTTCCGGAGACGTCTGAAATCGTTACATCTCTTATCTTGGCCCGTATGACTATCCTAAAGGCGTCCAATGGAGCAACGGTTAGTTCGATGTTGCTCCTGAGGAAATTGCTCCTCTCAGAAGAACTCATGGTCCTAATCTCGCCGAGTGTTTTATTTGCTATCCTGAGCTCGTATCCTTGCTGCCTCAGCTTCTGAGAGATGTTACCGAGCCAGCCTAGAACCGTTTGATCCTTCATCAGCCGTTCGGAGTAGTTGCTCGCAACCTGTGTGGACTGGCCAAACAAAACTAGGTCACGTATTGTGGCGTTTGCCATGCCGTTTGGGTCATTTGGGTCCAAAAAGTCCCGTGTGTTTGCAATGTAATCTACAACGGTGACTATAGCTCTTTTTCCGGATATCTCGAGGGTTCTTTGAAAGTCCAGCTCAACGTACGAGACTACCCTGTACGTTTTCTCAACCTGCGTTCTCTCGCTCTGGCTCATTATTATCTGAGACGAGACGTCCTCGTACGTCGCTAAGAGTAGCATCAGGGGTATGAGCAGGAGGATGACCGTTGAATTCATTAGGAACGCTCGCCGTTTTCTCATCAGCTCTCCCTCCAGACTCTGAGTGTTATGGTGATGGGCTGGAACAGGCCTGGTATGTTGCCCATGGAGACGAAGACTATGTTAACCGTTGGCGGTAGCTGCACCAGTATCGGGTCGGCCTGGGTCCCGTCTCCGCCCAGGTTGTTGAACAGCCTTATTATTGCGTCGTCGACTGCGTATCTGCCCCTACCGTCGAGGAGGTCCTGGGCAGTGACATCGCAGTAGGGGGAATCTCCCGCGGTCACATAGTGAGGCGAGTTGTCCCCAACCCAGTAGTACGTTATATTGTAGCCGGAACACCCGGGTCTCAGAAGGGCTGGGAATACATTGCCGTAGCCTGCGAAACCCTGAATGACGTATGTGAGCTCTCCATATC
The Thermococcus radiotolerans genome window above contains:
- a CDS encoding formate--phosphoribosylaminoimidazolecarboxamide ligase, yielding MRIATYASHSALQILKGAKGEGFETIAFGNPRVKPLYTRYFPVADYFIEGSYPEEELLSLDAVVIPTGSFVAHLGVGLVEKMRVPYYGNKEVLKWESDRTLERRWLEKAKLRLPRVYEDPDDIDGPVIVKPHGAKGGKGYFLAKGPEDFWRKAERLNIRDKEDLAGIQIQEYVLGVPVYPHYFYSKLNRELELMSIDRRYESNADAIGRIPAKEQLDLEPNTNYTVIGNIPIVLRESLLMDVIEAGERTVKAAEELMGGLWGPFCLEGVFTEELEFVVFEISARIVAGTNPFVHGSPYSWLRYDYPVSTGRRIAMELRQASEEERLDEILT
- the guaA gene encoding glutamine-hydrolyzing GMP synthase; the protein is MWERFIEEKVEEIRETVGDGKAIIALSGGVDSSVAAVLAHKAIGDKLHAVFVNTGFMRKGEPEFVVRTFRDEFGLNLHYIDAGERFFSELKGVTDPEEKRKIIGRVFIEVFEEVAREIDAQFLIQGTIAPDWIESKGKIKSHHNVGGLPERLNLKLIEPLRDLYKDEVRELGRELGLPEKIYNRMPFPGPGLAVRVLGEVTPEKVAIVREANAIVEEEIEKAGLKPWQAFAVLLGVKTVGVQGDIRAYKETIAVRVVESLDGMTANAMNVPFEVLQRIAFRITSEIPEVGRVLYDITNKPPATIEFE
- a CDS encoding GMP synthase subunit A; translation: MIIIMDNGGQYVHRIWRTLRYLGVEAKIIPNTTPLEEIKAMKPKGIIFSGGPDIEKTGNCSAILEHYDEFSVPVLGICLGHQLIAKHFGGKVGRGEKAEYSLVEVEILEENDIFRGLPKRLKVWESHMDEVKELPEGFRLLARSETCPVEAMKHESLPLYGVQFHPEVFHTERGADIYRNFAELCGELR
- a CDS encoding TonB-dependent receptor, yielding MGHTVYYRTKIDRWEEFRGFLKKICEGLGFGFLEGEDAVIIFPECHGVEPLEIKKRGKGFVKTNLVEPCHSIYLLVLHSVSSFGSVELWED
- a CDS encoding DUF2101 family protein is translated as MSVEDILYGIGESVDSAIHGIIDFINPSPSKEPPSFKYLSRLVKKRLTTHEYLSLKLQLAFLLYLIVNLGLLFIKASPLWLVGVAVVYFLYLRYTLVRNREFFVEHEPYRFFYYAISAISFAVFLGYLMIRRIATSIYYYYAYLLVAFAVVMAFRWYFKQRYGRDYTYGIVEEIKGDVVRVFVHDDIAANVKPGHYWVDAVEDLEIGRVVKLIVEDRKLKGAVPVKIIEVYLTDQSSQSSTEPNEETE
- a CDS encoding DUF2341 domain-containing protein; translation: MRKRRAFLMNSTVILLLIPLMLLLATYEDVSSQIIMSQSERTQVEKTYRVVSYVELDFQRTLEISGKRAIVTVVDYIANTRDFLDPNDPNGMANATIRDLVLFGQSTQVASNYSERLMKDQTVLGWLGNISQKLRQQGYELRIANKTLGEIRTMSSSERSNFLRSNIELTVAPLDAFRIVIRAKIRDVTISDVSGKVVYTGPIPRENYVYSTISIENLEDPIFSALTYGRYYRSIEPCEYTFPEIIERPIKTLYGNGTSEDDHVLGKYSSTAWDSGHIFYGNTYPGDGADGYVLRNGNITSISSPVIVNTTLNGVPISPLEVFNDDDVGVLIFENVSGEAERATWCSLLGNRLNVTIQNSRGDDLTNFQVPIYIDSSHITDPNTLNTFFDTADPDGNNIPILEIYDSNCNPVNFWVENWDTSDKEALIWVNVTIPANSQVTLSIYFDSSGIETLGNASRVFDFYDEFDGNSLDTTKWTTNTDYYSIENGYIKMWGNWNNQYYINTLKSFVPNVIIEGVWRLGGYTYYRGRNVYLYDTDLTIGLVPQQTTPWLSNSAIYAWYDGYDYDGYSWNYKSLRVYDSYPAVGNQIRSTEWQGFQVIYTGTQIQFWDSYSNSWLTSGVSPPLTRFHLQIAADTDSDTRHGYIDWIRVRKYTQIPPTVTISTQIEQRPTQNAQIQITAGRAYDLQPLISCIIDQKYFGTYTGVSFFERLENSRVNHNKYFQLAKSIQDELGLKYGGEYYPIGLVSFMVPNADYDRKLFDIFNNFGISVEEGQTSVDYYFLNYYFGSMTKTPGYRVWGISYGTSALTGDLSIVPFFMDNQTAIAILGPTGAEDLLKG